The Petrotoga olearia DSM 13574 genome includes a region encoding these proteins:
- a CDS encoding bifunctional enoyl-CoA hydratase/phosphate acetyltransferase, with the protein MKNFEELLNKAKSKPTKNVVLVCAEDIEALKALSKASEEGFANPVLVGNKEEIKKNFEIIGKEFDIIDAENPQEAAEKGVRLVSSGAADLLMKGKIKTSELLKAVLNNDWGLKSGNLLSHVAVVETPYLDRLLLISDGGMIIHPDLTQKVQIIYNALEVAKNLDIKTPKVALLAAVEVVNPNMPETIDAAILTQMNKRGQIKGCVVDGPLALDNAINEQAAKIKNINSEVAGKADILIVPDIHSGNLLGKSAVYFSGGNVAGIVVGAKAPVVLVSRADNDQSKLAALALGVLNS; encoded by the coding sequence ATGAAAAACTTTGAGGAATTGTTGAATAAAGCAAAGTCCAAACCAACAAAGAACGTCGTTCTTGTCTGTGCAGAAGATATTGAAGCTTTGAAGGCTTTATCAAAAGCAAGTGAAGAAGGGTTTGCAAACCCTGTTTTGGTTGGAAATAAAGAAGAAATTAAAAAAAACTTTGAAATTATTGGAAAGGAATTTGACATTATAGACGCAGAAAACCCACAAGAAGCAGCCGAGAAAGGCGTTCGACTTGTTTCAAGTGGAGCTGCTGATCTGCTTATGAAAGGCAAGATAAAAACCTCTGAGTTGCTAAAAGCTGTTTTAAACAACGATTGGGGATTAAAATCAGGAAATTTGCTTTCTCATGTTGCTGTAGTAGAAACACCTTATTTGGATAGATTACTTTTGATAAGCGATGGCGGAATGATAATCCATCCTGATTTAACCCAAAAAGTTCAAATTATATACAACGCCCTTGAAGTAGCCAAAAACCTTGATATAAAAACTCCTAAAGTAGCTTTACTAGCAGCGGTCGAAGTTGTTAATCCCAATATGCCCGAAACAATAGATGCCGCCATCTTGACCCAAATGAATAAAAGAGGTCAAATAAAAGGTTGTGTTGTCGATGGTCCTCTTGCCCTTGATAACGCTATAAACGAACAAGCTGCCAAGATTAAAAATATAAACAGTGAGGTTGCAGGCAAAGCTGATATTTTGATTGTTCCAGATATCCATTCGGGGAATTTGTTAGGAAAATCTGCTGTATATTTTTCAGGAGGAAACGTGGCAGGAATTGTAGTAGGAGCAAAGGCTCCTGTAGTCTTAGTATCAAGAGCCGACAACGATCAATCGAAATTGGCAGCTCTTGCACTTGGAGTTTTAAATTCCTGA
- a CDS encoding TNT domain-containing protein, translating to MLSRPCGFLKDPIKTSLSPGTKIDIYGYSTGYYASPVGTPAEMRALVPGYLERPHTVYEAVKPVDTLSGQAMPWFGQPGLGTQYKFTQSFETMLKRGIIREVDK from the coding sequence ATGTTGTCAAGACCATGCGGATTCTTAAAAGATCCAATAAAGACCTCATTAAGTCCCGGCACAAAAATTGATATATATGGCTATTCAACTGGATATTATGCATCGCCTGTTGGAACTCCGGCAGAAATGCGTGCATTGGTACCTGGCTACTTAGAAAGGCCACATACGGTTTATGAAGCAGTGAAACCAGTAGATACACTATCTGGTCAAGCAATGCCATGGTTCGGTCAGCCAGGTTTAGGCACTCAGTATAAATTTACTCAATCCTTTGAAACCATGCTCAAGCGGGGTATAATAAGGGAGGTGGATAAATAA
- a CDS encoding Tex family protein: MDIIKTITEDLNIKTFQAENTIELLNEGNTVPFISRYRKERTGNLDEEKIRRIEELLKYYQNLEDYKKTVLKSIEEQGKLTDELKEKIINTKKMTELEDLYLPYKKRKKTNADKAIEAGLEPAANKVLLGNIKSLDELEEFVSEEYDNIDKVVEGISYIIGQTFAHSKDNRESLRKYYEKFGKIHSEKKKEFIEEATKYDMYHEFTQEISKIPNYRVLALNRGEKEKVLNVKLIIDDEWLNKEKAKYKTGNEICDEIISKGLNYGFTNMLNPSIEREIRQNLTEKAEEGAIDLFAKNLRQLLLTPPLKNKRILAIDPGFRTGCKVVALDEMGNFLSNDTIFPVPPQNDIENSEKIVMGLIQKHNINLIAIGNGTASRETQQFVVDLIKKNNLNLKYIFVDESGASVYSASKLAKEEFPEYDVTVRGAISLGRRIQDPLAEFVKIDPKSIGVGQYQHDVNQKKLKEKLDATVESVVNLVGVNLNTASYSLLEYVSGITTTIAKKIVQYRQKNGPFNKREDLFNVKGFGEKTFEQSAGFLRIIDGENPLEMTGIHPESYDAAEKLINILGYTLDDLKIKERLEPLKLKVSQLLNDKENLKSISEELEIGEYTLIDILKELQKPGRDPRDEMPQPQLMDDILKFEDLKESMRLSGKITNITDFGAFVDLGIKENGLIHKSNLSENFVAHPTDILQINDIVEVEIINIDKSRKRIGLRLVSIKR; the protein is encoded by the coding sequence TTGGATATAATCAAAACAATAACAGAGGATCTGAACATAAAAACATTTCAAGCGGAAAACACTATAGAATTATTAAATGAAGGGAACACCGTACCTTTTATCAGCAGGTATCGAAAAGAAAGAACAGGTAATTTAGATGAAGAAAAGATTAGGAGAATAGAAGAATTACTTAAATATTACCAAAACTTAGAAGACTACAAAAAGACAGTCTTAAAAAGCATTGAAGAGCAAGGTAAATTAACAGATGAACTGAAAGAAAAGATAATTAACACCAAAAAGATGACTGAATTGGAAGACCTGTATCTTCCTTACAAAAAAAGAAAGAAAACCAATGCCGACAAAGCTATAGAAGCTGGTCTTGAACCTGCAGCAAACAAAGTGTTGTTAGGTAATATCAAATCCTTAGATGAATTAGAAGAATTTGTATCTGAGGAATACGATAACATAGACAAAGTGGTAGAAGGAATTTCCTACATAATAGGTCAAACCTTTGCCCATAGCAAAGATAATCGGGAAAGTCTAAGAAAGTATTACGAAAAATTCGGCAAAATTCACTCTGAAAAAAAGAAAGAGTTTATAGAAGAAGCCACAAAGTACGACATGTATCACGAATTCACACAAGAAATTTCAAAAATCCCCAATTACAGGGTTTTAGCATTAAACAGGGGCGAAAAAGAAAAAGTTTTAAATGTGAAATTAATTATTGATGACGAGTGGCTCAATAAAGAAAAAGCTAAGTACAAAACAGGAAATGAAATCTGTGATGAAATTATATCCAAAGGTTTGAACTATGGATTCACAAACATGTTAAACCCATCAATAGAAAGAGAAATAAGACAAAATCTCACAGAAAAAGCAGAAGAAGGGGCGATAGATCTCTTTGCCAAAAATCTTAGACAATTATTACTAACTCCTCCTTTAAAAAACAAAAGGATTCTAGCAATTGATCCTGGTTTCAGAACTGGATGTAAAGTTGTGGCATTAGATGAAATGGGAAATTTTCTCTCTAACGATACGATATTTCCCGTTCCTCCACAAAACGATATCGAAAACTCCGAGAAAATTGTGATGGGTTTAATTCAAAAGCATAATATAAATCTAATAGCAATAGGAAACGGAACCGCCTCACGAGAAACTCAACAGTTCGTTGTTGACTTAATAAAGAAAAATAATTTGAATCTTAAGTACATATTCGTCGATGAATCTGGAGCTTCTGTTTATTCTGCTTCTAAGTTGGCAAAAGAAGAGTTCCCAGAATATGATGTAACTGTTCGAGGAGCTATAAGTTTAGGAAGAAGAATACAAGACCCTCTGGCGGAATTTGTAAAAATTGACCCCAAATCTATAGGTGTTGGACAGTATCAACACGATGTTAACCAAAAAAAGTTGAAGGAAAAGCTTGATGCAACCGTGGAAAGCGTAGTTAACCTCGTTGGTGTTAATTTAAACACCGCATCATATTCTTTATTGGAATACGTTTCTGGAATAACAACTACCATAGCAAAGAAAATTGTTCAATACCGCCAAAAGAATGGGCCATTCAATAAAAGAGAGGACCTCTTCAATGTAAAAGGCTTTGGAGAAAAAACTTTTGAACAAAGTGCAGGATTTTTGAGAATAATCGACGGAGAAAACCCGTTAGAAATGACTGGAATACACCCAGAAAGTTATGATGCAGCCGAAAAATTAATAAATATACTTGGTTACACGTTGGATGATCTAAAAATCAAAGAAAGGTTGGAACCATTAAAATTAAAGGTTTCGCAACTTTTAAACGACAAAGAAAATCTAAAATCAATATCTGAAGAATTAGAAATTGGAGAATATACATTGATCGATATTCTGAAGGAACTTCAAAAGCCCGGCAGAGATCCAAGGGATGAAATGCCTCAACCTCAACTTATGGATGATATTCTAAAATTTGAAGATCTAAAAGAAAGCATGAGATTATCAGGTAAAATAACTAACATTACAGATTTTGGAGCCTTTGTAGATTTGGGAATAAAAGAAAACGGTTTGATCCATAAGTCAAACCTTTCTGAAAATTTTGTTGCTCACCCTACGGATATTTTACAAATAAACGATATAGTAGAAGTTGAAATAATAAACATTGATAAATCAAGAAAAAGAATTGGCTTAAGGTTAGTGAGCATAAAAAGATAA
- the trhA gene encoding PAQR family membrane homeostasis protein TrhA: protein MKDLDNIEKFTTGEEIANAVIHGIGALLSIAALVLLVVFSAINGQPWSIFSSAIYGSSLIILYLSSTLYHSFQRKKIKDLFEIFDHSAIYILIAGTYTPFALVTLNGSLGWIIFFVVWVLAAIGIIFKIFFVKRFRILSTILYIAMGWLVVFAMEPLVSNLDFWGLFWLVIGGILYTVGTIFYVWRKIPYHHALWHLIVLAGSICHFFSVFFYVI from the coding sequence GTGAAAGATTTAGACAACATAGAAAAATTCACCACTGGTGAAGAAATAGCTAATGCCGTTATACACGGTATAGGAGCATTGTTGAGTATAGCTGCTCTGGTGTTATTGGTAGTTTTTTCAGCGATTAACGGACAACCTTGGAGTATTTTCAGTTCGGCTATATATGGTTCATCGTTGATTATCCTTTATTTATCTTCAACACTATATCACAGCTTTCAACGTAAAAAAATAAAAGATCTCTTTGAAATATTCGATCATTCGGCAATTTATATTTTAATAGCGGGTACTTACACACCTTTTGCACTTGTTACGTTGAATGGAAGTTTAGGGTGGATTATATTTTTTGTTGTATGGGTTTTGGCGGCTATAGGCATTATTTTTAAAATATTTTTCGTTAAAAGGTTTAGGATCCTTTCAACAATTTTATACATAGCCATGGGATGGTTAGTTGTGTTTGCTATGGAACCTTTAGTTTCGAACTTGGATTTCTGGGGACTATTTTGGTTGGTTATAGGAGGCATTCTTTACACAGTCGGGACCATATTTTACGTGTGGAGAAAAATCCCATATCATCATGCTTTATGGCATTTGATAGTACTTGCAGGAAGTATATGCCACTTTTTCTCAGTGTTCTTTTATGTTATATGA
- a CDS encoding transposase translates to MKSYPPELKANVVKEHVEKGVSCSQLSKTYNIPTRNIYKWVKKFRD, encoded by the coding sequence GTGAAGTCTTACCCTCCAGAATTAAAAGCCAACGTTGTTAAAGAGCATGTCGAAAAAGGTGTTTCTTGTTCTCAACTTAGTAAAACTTACAACATCCCTACCAGAAATATCTATAAGTGGGTTAAGAAGTTTAGAGATTAA
- a CDS encoding IS3 family transposase: MDTSSLSKKKRSNSKIRGFCYTVNGDKVPDEFVIAELKQIKEHLNMYVSKQKTIGSTKLCEYFKEKYGIIINHKKMRRLKHEIGLVGKYTNH; encoded by the coding sequence TTGGATACCAGTTCTTTGTCAAAGAAAAAGCGTTCTAATTCAAAAATTCGAGGTTTTTGCTATACTGTGAATGGCGATAAGGTTCCTGATGAATTTGTAATCGCAGAATTAAAGCAAATCAAGGAACATCTCAATATGTATGTCTCAAAGCAAAAAACTATAGGTTCTACTAAGCTGTGTGAGTATTTCAAGGAAAAATATGGAATAATTATCAATCATAAAAAGATGAGACGTTTGAAACACGAAATCGGTTTGGTTGGAAAATATACAAACCATTGA
- a CDS encoding MATE family efflux transporter, translating into MKTKDTGKVDILKTSIWRALFALAWPIILTNMMQAIYNITDAYFLGKLGPLELSVPTVVWPLIFVFISFTTGFSYAGTSLIAQYTGYGDQRRAEKSAAQTILVMTFVALSIMAIVVIFSKQLLSLLRLDENIFDLSNTYLKIMAFSLPFSFLMQTVAGIFRGWGNSIIALKYNGISILLNVALDPLFIFQLNLGVFGAALATMLSQVIMSVVFLFVLFKGREGFKLHFKDFVPDPKLIKKVLTVGLPSSIGESFTAIGFAIIMGVIAQFGPIVISGYGIGNRMNNLITMFAMGIALATATMTGQYVGANKPEKAEETVRKASLATLLIVGSASMLMFLFGHNITKFFINDPEVIKVGEEFFRYVSFSLPFFSLVSVFLGTLRGTGHTLQSTIIDMVRLWGIRVPLVFFLAQNHGYIGVFIAMIISNFSAVLLALGFLIFGNWKKPVIEEASQRGA; encoded by the coding sequence GTGAAAACCAAGGATACAGGAAAAGTTGACATTTTAAAAACATCTATATGGAGAGCTTTGTTCGCCTTAGCGTGGCCAATCATTTTGACAAATATGATGCAAGCGATATATAATATAACTGATGCTTATTTTTTGGGAAAGTTAGGCCCTTTAGAGTTGTCTGTTCCCACTGTAGTTTGGCCCTTGATCTTTGTTTTTATATCCTTCACAACAGGATTCTCATATGCTGGAACCTCTTTGATAGCCCAATATACAGGATATGGTGATCAAAGAAGAGCTGAAAAATCTGCAGCACAAACTATTTTGGTAATGACTTTTGTGGCTTTATCCATTATGGCAATAGTGGTAATCTTTAGCAAGCAATTATTATCTCTTTTACGATTAGACGAAAATATATTCGACCTCAGTAATACGTATCTAAAAATAATGGCATTTAGTTTACCTTTCAGTTTTTTAATGCAAACGGTGGCAGGTATATTCAGAGGATGGGGAAATTCAATTATAGCCTTGAAATACAATGGTATATCCATCCTGTTGAATGTAGCGCTTGACCCTCTTTTCATTTTCCAACTCAATTTAGGAGTTTTTGGTGCTGCATTAGCAACTATGTTATCTCAAGTTATAATGTCTGTCGTATTTCTATTCGTATTATTCAAAGGTAGAGAGGGTTTTAAATTGCACTTTAAAGATTTTGTCCCAGATCCAAAACTTATAAAAAAAGTGTTAACGGTCGGCTTACCCTCTTCGATAGGAGAATCTTTCACAGCTATAGGATTTGCTATAATAATGGGGGTTATCGCACAATTTGGGCCTATTGTTATTAGCGGATATGGAATTGGAAATAGAATGAACAATTTAATAACGATGTTCGCTATGGGAATAGCCTTGGCAACAGCTACGATGACAGGCCAATATGTAGGAGCCAACAAACCTGAAAAAGCTGAGGAAACGGTTAGAAAAGCTTCTTTGGCAACTTTACTGATCGTCGGAAGCGCTTCAATGCTGATGTTTTTATTTGGTCACAATATAACAAAATTTTTCATAAACGATCCAGAAGTAATTAAAGTAGGAGAAGAGTTTTTTAGATACGTTTCTTTCTCACTTCCGTTCTTTTCATTAGTTTCTGTTTTTCTTGGTACTTTAAGAGGTACAGGACATACTTTACAATCGACCATAATAGATATGGTAAGATTGTGGGGAATAAGGGTTCCTTTAGTGTTTTTCTTAGCCCAAAATCACGGTTACATAGGCGTTTTCATCGCAATGATAATAAGCAATTTTTCTGCTGTTCTATTAGCTTTAGGATTTCTAATTTTTGGTAACTGGAAAAAACCTGTAATTGAAGAAGCTTCTCAAAGAGGTGCTTAA
- a CDS encoding aldose epimerase family protein — MSSLGYIEKNQWGYTVEGTPVTLFTLRNEKGVTLQVTNFGATLVSLYLPDKKGELEDIILGFDTVSDYEKPNPHNPFFGATIGRHANRIKNGQFSLEGKNYTLAQNDNSNHLHGGIKGFQKQIFQATAFTTVEGPSVRFKRLSHDGEEGYPGNLRVSVTYTLTNDNELKISYTATTDKTTIINLTNHSYFNLAGEGKGNIFDHQLELFANHYTPVDETLIPTGEIKSVKDTPFDFTVPKILGEVLKDLKDSPLEGIDHNFVLNKENSKISLAARMVEPTSGRVMKIYTTEPGIQVYTGNFVDTYGKEGKHYGKYSGIALETQHFPNSPNQKNFPSTTLRSSEVYSSTTIYKFSIVN, encoded by the coding sequence GTGTCAAGTTTAGGATATATTGAAAAAAATCAATGGGGATACACAGTAGAAGGAACCCCTGTGACTCTATTCACATTAAGAAACGAGAAGGGAGTTACCTTACAAGTAACAAATTTTGGAGCTACGTTGGTATCGTTGTACTTACCTGATAAAAAAGGAGAACTTGAAGATATAATTTTAGGCTTCGACACTGTTTCAGATTACGAAAAACCTAATCCACATAATCCTTTTTTCGGGGCTACAATAGGGCGACACGCAAATAGAATAAAAAACGGGCAATTCTCACTTGAAGGAAAAAATTATACCTTAGCTCAAAACGATAATTCAAACCATCTTCATGGGGGAATCAAGGGTTTTCAAAAGCAAATATTTCAAGCTACAGCTTTTACAACTGTTGAAGGACCTTCTGTTAGGTTCAAGCGTTTAAGCCATGATGGTGAAGAAGGTTATCCAGGGAACTTACGTGTAAGCGTTACCTACACTTTAACCAACGATAATGAATTAAAGATTTCATATACTGCAACTACAGATAAGACCACTATCATAAATTTGACAAATCACAGTTACTTTAATTTAGCTGGAGAAGGTAAAGGAAATATTTTTGATCACCAGTTAGAGCTATTTGCTAATCATTATACGCCCGTAGATGAAACGTTAATACCAACCGGAGAAATAAAAAGTGTCAAAGATACACCTTTTGATTTTACAGTCCCAAAAATTCTCGGTGAGGTGCTCAAAGATCTGAAAGATTCTCCATTAGAAGGAATAGATCATAATTTCGTATTAAACAAAGAAAATAGCAAAATATCTTTAGCTGCAAGGATGGTCGAACCCACAAGTGGAAGAGTGATGAAAATATACACCACCGAGCCTGGGATTCAAGTTTATACAGGCAATTTTGTTGATACTTATGGAAAAGAAGGAAAACACTACGGAAAATATTCTGGAATAGCTTTGGAAACACAACATTTTCCCAATTCTCCAAACCAGAAAAACTTTCCTTCCACAACTTTAAGGTCTTCGGAAGTGTACTCTTCAACAACAATTTACAAATTTTCTATCGTGAATTAG
- a CDS encoding YifB family Mg chelatase-like AAA ATPase, translating into MKYSKIKTGCIDGFKVENILVEIDVNSRSTQQTFKIVGMPSTSVLESEKRVTSAIRNTGFTIPNGSIVANLSPTSMRKDGSHFDLPIAVSLLEASGQIKELSDDYYIFGELGLNGEVRPVSGISLFLMYIKERNQQAKFIIPRGNQGESKFVEKKEVIVIDSLKDIENISLGILDEYSPKYEDIVQPSYNLDFREIKGQIFAKRGIEIAASGFHNVLMRGSPGSGKTMIAKRVPTILPDMTREEIIESTMIYSVAGYMNTIIDKRPFRSPHHTASTASIIGGGAVPKPGEISLAHNGVLFMDEFPEYRTDVIESLRQPLEDGEVTVTRAKSVANFPARFMLIASQNPCPCGYYGDKEIECTCSLNQILNYNRKISGPILDRIDIRIDVPRVKIDELMSKEDGESSEKIKERVSKASQIQIKRQNKLNGKLSNKELKKFAALTEKAEGFLKQAAINLKLTARSVNRVVRISRTIADTFDSKNVEISHVSEALNYRGRKII; encoded by the coding sequence ATGAAATATTCTAAGATAAAAACTGGCTGCATAGACGGTTTTAAAGTAGAAAATATCTTAGTAGAAATCGATGTAAACTCTCGTTCTACCCAACAGACATTCAAAATAGTAGGAATGCCTTCCACATCTGTTTTAGAAAGTGAGAAACGAGTTACCAGTGCCATTAGAAATACTGGGTTTACTATCCCTAACGGATCGATAGTTGCAAATCTTTCACCTACCTCTATGAGAAAAGACGGTTCACATTTTGACTTACCAATTGCTGTATCCTTGTTGGAGGCATCTGGTCAGATAAAAGAATTAAGTGATGATTACTATATATTTGGTGAACTTGGTTTGAATGGAGAAGTTAGACCTGTTTCTGGGATATCTCTTTTTTTGATGTACATAAAAGAAAGAAATCAACAAGCAAAATTCATAATTCCACGCGGAAATCAGGGGGAAAGTAAATTTGTAGAAAAGAAGGAAGTTATCGTTATAGATAGCTTAAAAGATATCGAAAATATATCGCTGGGTATTTTGGATGAATACTCTCCAAAGTATGAGGATATTGTACAACCATCTTACAACTTGGATTTTCGTGAAATTAAAGGTCAAATCTTTGCCAAAAGGGGTATAGAGATAGCAGCCAGTGGATTTCACAACGTCTTAATGAGAGGATCTCCCGGTTCGGGAAAAACAATGATCGCTAAAAGGGTTCCAACAATATTACCAGATATGACGAGGGAAGAAATCATCGAATCAACTATGATCTATTCAGTTGCTGGATATATGAATACGATAATCGATAAAAGACCCTTCAGATCTCCTCACCACACAGCTTCAACGGCCTCAATAATAGGGGGAGGAGCCGTTCCGAAACCTGGTGAAATAAGCTTGGCTCACAATGGAGTATTATTCATGGATGAATTTCCCGAGTACCGTACGGATGTAATAGAGTCCCTAAGACAGCCTTTAGAAGACGGAGAAGTGACGGTAACAAGAGCAAAATCCGTTGCTAATTTTCCTGCCAGATTCATGCTTATAGCCTCTCAAAATCCGTGTCCATGTGGATATTATGGGGACAAGGAGATTGAATGTACGTGTAGTTTGAACCAGATCTTAAATTACAACAGAAAAATATCAGGTCCCATATTGGATAGAATAGATATAAGAATAGATGTACCAAGGGTAAAAATTGACGAGCTCATGTCCAAGGAAGATGGAGAAAGCTCAGAAAAGATTAAAGAAAGAGTTTCAAAGGCTTCCCAAATACAGATAAAAAGGCAAAATAAATTGAATGGGAAACTTAGCAATAAAGAGCTGAAGAAATTTGCTGCTCTTACTGAAAAAGCGGAAGGCTTTCTAAAACAAGCAGCTATCAATTTAAAATTAACTGCAAGATCGGTAAACAGGGTAGTTAGAATTTCGCGAACTATAGCTGACACTTTTGATTCAAAGAATGTGGAAATAAGTCATGTTTCGGAAGCCCTGAATTACAGAGGGAGAAAAATCATATGA
- a CDS encoding thermonuclease family protein encodes MRKMSSFFLLLLLVLSVVYANSQELITIPDIENLQKAKVSSILDGDTINTYQYAESIRLIGIDAPENKAGGKPISEYGYKSYQFVKDRLINIANRNVYLEFDEDKFDDYGRVLAYVYYEDEEGNLVLLNEEILKNGLARPLFYEDTSKKQEIFVKAYIQAYEDRKGIFERYDDESLVVESDGLTQKDLGRIRWVKVKVKEVIEEGWNYYKIISEDEDFYYGIRKQEFDAFFDDYDIYDLVGEEVMFFGEIWIDQRTGQYEILGRAPFEIKRFVNGVQWEEGV; translated from the coding sequence ATGAGAAAAATGTCTTCATTTTTTCTGTTACTTTTATTGGTATTAAGCGTTGTTTATGCTAATTCGCAAGAATTAATAACAATACCAGATATAGAAAACCTCCAAAAAGCAAAAGTTTCTTCTATATTGGATGGAGACACAATTAACACTTACCAATACGCTGAAAGTATCAGGTTGATAGGGATAGACGCGCCAGAGAACAAAGCCGGTGGTAAACCCATTAGCGAGTACGGCTATAAGTCGTACCAATTTGTGAAGGATAGACTAATAAATATTGCAAACAGAAACGTATATTTAGAGTTTGATGAGGATAAGTTTGACGATTACGGAAGGGTTTTGGCGTATGTATATTATGAGGATGAAGAAGGAAACTTAGTATTACTAAACGAAGAAATATTAAAAAATGGATTAGCCCGACCGTTGTTTTATGAAGATACTTCAAAAAAGCAAGAAATATTTGTTAAAGCTTATATCCAAGCATATGAAGATAGAAAAGGGATCTTTGAAAGATACGATGATGAAAGTCTTGTCGTGGAATCTGATGGCTTAACCCAAAAGGATTTAGGGAGAATACGATGGGTTAAGGTCAAAGTAAAAGAGGTTATAGAAGAAGGATGGAATTACTATAAAATTATCTCTGAAGACGAAGATTTTTACTATGGAATAAGAAAACAAGAGTTTGATGCCTTTTTTGATGATTACGATATCTATGATTTAGTTGGGGAAGAAGTTATGTTCTTTGGAGAAATATGGATAGACCAGCGAACTGGGCAATACGAAATACTGGGAAGAGCTCCCTTTGAAATAAAAAGATTTGTGAATGGAGTGCAGTGGGAAGAGGGAGTTTAG
- a CDS encoding GNAT family N-acetyltransferase — translation MGKYFKKVVGEKCFLSPVNPDDFEKYTEWLNDPEISENMMVEDNIISLLKEKDILEKMAKGNDVEFAIVDLETEELIGNCGLHNINRINQSAVLGIFIGNKEYLSKGYGTQAIKLLLNYGFSVLNLNNIMLEVFEYNKRAIRSYQKAGFKEIGRRRQAKFFKNNRYDIIFMDILKEEFLEIKDAKGAIG, via the coding sequence ATGGGTAAATATTTTAAAAAAGTAGTAGGAGAAAAATGCTTTTTGTCACCAGTTAATCCTGACGATTTTGAAAAATACACGGAATGGTTAAATGACCCAGAAATATCAGAAAACATGATGGTAGAGGATAATATTATTTCTTTGCTTAAAGAAAAAGACATTTTAGAAAAAATGGCAAAAGGCAACGATGTCGAATTTGCCATAGTGGATTTAGAAACAGAAGAGCTGATAGGCAATTGTGGTTTACACAACATTAATAGAATTAATCAATCGGCTGTCCTTGGAATTTTTATAGGAAACAAAGAATATCTGTCTAAAGGGTATGGTACCCAAGCCATTAAATTGTTGTTGAATTATGGATTCAGCGTTTTAAATTTGAATAACATTATGTTAGAAGTTTTTGAATACAACAAAAGAGCCATAAGATCTTACCAAAAAGCTGGATTTAAAGAAATAGGTAGGCGAAGGCAAGCAAAGTTTTTTAAAAACAATAGATACGATATAATATTTATGGACATTTTAAAAGAAGAATTTCTTGAAATAAAAGATGCGAAAGGAGCAATAGGGTGA
- a CDS encoding DUF2922 domain-containing protein: MRRLRMKFYDPAEGKSKTLSIDGVLETLTQAEIEPIMQSLIGVLVPTTAQVDEAQIVETTTNEVFNLIQ; encoded by the coding sequence ATGAGAAGATTAAGAATGAAATTCTATGACCCAGCAGAAGGAAAAAGCAAAACCCTATCAATTGATGGAGTATTAGAAACACTAACGCAAGCAGAAATAGAACCAATAATGCAAAGCTTGATAGGTGTATTAGTACCAACAACCGCACAAGTAGACGAAGCACAAATCGTTGAAACAACGACAAATGAAGTGTTTAATCTCATTCAATAA